In the genome of Monodelphis domestica isolate mMonDom1 chromosome 2, mMonDom1.pri, whole genome shotgun sequence, one region contains:
- the GALK1 gene encoding galactokinase, which produces MSASRVPEIDELLKEARNVFQKEFGSDPTVAVSAPGRVNLIGEHTDYNEGLVLPMALELVTVLVGIPRSDGLICLVTTSEHADEPRRVEFPVPTAEQPLEPGMPCWANYIKGVIKYYPATGSIPGFNVVVANSVPLGGGLSSSASLEVATYTFLQQLCPDSGSATVRAQVCQRAENSFAGVPCGIMDQIIALFGQNGHALLIDCRNLETCLVPLSDPGLAVLITNSNVRHSLGSTEYPVRRRQCEAAAKALGKKSLRELDMKSLEAGKELLTKEEYRRARHVVNEIRRTSEAAAALSSSNYKAFGQLMVESHNSLRDDFEVSCPELNQLVTLALSVPGVYGSRMTGGGFGGCTVTLLEAEAASRTMQHIQEHYKGTATFYLSKAADGAKVQPL; this is translated from the exons ATGTCTGCTTCCCGGGTACCAGAAATCGATGAGCTGTTGAAGGAGGCTCGGAATGTCTTCCAGAAGGAGTTCGGGTCCGATCCCACAGTGGCTGTGTCTGCGCCCGGCCGAGTCAACCTAATCGGGGAGCACACGGACTACAACGAGGGCCTGGTGCTGCCTATG GCTCTGGAGCTGGTAACAGTGCTAGTAGGAATTCCACGGTCAGATGGCCTCATCTGTCTTGTAACAACCTCAGAGCATGCTGATGAGCCAAGGCGGGTAGAGTTCCCAGTGCCCACTGCAGAGCAGCCTTTGGAACCTGGGATGCCATGTTGGGCCAACTATATAAAGGGGGTGATAAAATATTATCCAG CCACTGGTTCCATCCCAGGCTTCAATGTAGTGGTGGCCAACTCAGTGCCTCTGGGGGGTGGACTGTCCAGTTCTGCGTCCCTGGAAGTGGCAACTTATACCTTCTTGCAGCAGCTTTGCCCAG ACTCAGGGTCAGCAACCGTGCGTGCCCAGGTGTGTCAGCGGGCAGAGAACAGCTTTGCAGGGGTGCCCTGTGGCATCATGGACCAGATCATCGCACTATTTGGGCAGAATGGCCACGCACTGCTCATTGATTGCAG GAACCTAGAGACGTGCCTTGTGCCCCTGTCAGACCCAGGGTTAGCTGTGCTCATTACCAACTCCAACGTCCGACACTCACTGGGTTCCACGGAGTACCCTGTCCGGCGACGTCAGTGTGAAGCAGCCGCCAAGGCACTGGGCAAGAAGAGCTTGCGGGAGTTAGACATGAAGAGTCTAGAGG CTGGGAAGGAGCTGCTGACCAAGGAGGAATACCGAAGGGCCCGGCATGTTGTGAATGAGATCCGGCGCACATCCGAGGCGGCAGCTGCTCTGAGTTCTAGTAACTACAAAGCCTTTGGGCAGCTCATGGTAGAAAGCCACAACTCCCTTAG GGATGACTTTGAGGTGAGCTGCCCAGAGCTGAATCAGTTGGTGACGCTGGCCCTCTCGGTACCTGGGGTTTATGGCAGTCGGATGACTGGAGGCGGCTTCGGCGGCTGTACGGTGACCCTCCTGGAGGCAGAGGCGGCGAGCAGAACCATGCAGCACATTCAG GAACACTACAAAGGGACCGCCACCTTCTACCTCTCCAAAGCAGCCGATGGGGCCAAGGTACAGCCTTTGTGA